In Entelurus aequoreus isolate RoL-2023_Sb linkage group LG13, RoL_Eaeq_v1.1, whole genome shotgun sequence, a genomic segment contains:
- the LOC133663908 gene encoding gap junction delta-2 protein-like produces the protein MGEWTILERLLEAAVQQHSTMIGRILLTVVVIFRILIVAIVGETVYEDEQTMFICNTLQPGCNQACYDKAFPISHIRYWVFQIILVCTPSLCFITYSVHQSAKQRDRRYSFLYPIIERDYGGRDGARKLRNINGILVQHGGDGGGGKEEPDCLEVKEIPNAPRGLTHGKSSKVRRQEGISRFYIIQVVFRNALEIGFLAGQYFLYGFSVPGIFECDRYPCLKEVECYVSRPTEKTVFLVFMFAVSGICVVLNLAELNHLGWRKIKAAIRGVQARRKSICEIRKKDMAHLSQPPNLGRTQSSESAYV, from the coding sequence GATACTGCTGACGGTGGTTGTGATCTTTCGCATCCTGATTGTGGCTATTGTGGGGGAGACGGTGTATGAGGATGAGCAGACCATGTTCATCTGCAACACCCTGCAGCCGGGCTGCAACCAGGCGTGCTATGACAAGGCCTTTCCTATTTCCCATATCCGCTACTGGGTTTTCCAGATCATACTAGTGTGCACGCCCAGCCTCTGCTTCATCACGTACTCCGTTCACCAGTCGGCCAAACAGAGAGACAGGCGTTACTCCTTCCTCTATCCCATAATTGAGCGGGACTACGGAGGAAGGGATGGGGCGCGAAAGCTCCGAAATATTAACGGAATTTTAGTTCAGCACGGCGGTGACGGCGGAGGAGGTAAAGAAGAACCGGACTGCCTTGAAGTGAAGGAGATCCCCAACGCCCCCCGGGGCCTCACCCACGGGAAGAGCTCCAAAGTACGTCGACAGGAAGGGATCTCACGGTTTTACATCATCCAGGTGGTGTTCCGAAACGCCCTGGAGATCGGATTTTTGGCAGGCCAGTACTTTCTCTACGGCTTCAGCGTGCCTGGGATTTTCGAATGTGACCGCTACCCGTGTCTGAAGGAGGTGGAGTGCTACGTGTCTCGCCCCACGGAAAAAACGGTTTTCCTGGTGTTCATGTTCGCGGTGAGCGGAATTTGCGTGGTGCTCAACCTGGCCGAGCTCAACCATCTGGGCTGGCGCAAGATTAAAGCGGCCATCAGGGGCGTCCAGGCCCGCAGGAAATCCATTTGTGAGATCAGGAAGAAAGACATGGCGCATCTGTCCCAACCGCCCAACCTGGGGCGCACACAGTCCAGCGAGTCAGCTTACGTCTGA